The Claveliimonas bilis genome window below encodes:
- a CDS encoding bifunctional folylpolyglutamate synthase/dihydrofolate synthase, whose product MTYEEAAAYIAEIPKFTEKHELAHTREFLRRLGNPGIDRKVIHVAGTNGKGSVCAYMQAILLAMKKRTGFFTSPHLIVINERIRINNIQIGNEKFLEIFQKVKKTVDGMAADGIAHPSYFEFLFGMAMLAFEEADVEYIILETGLGGRLDATNAVEHPILTIITSISLDHTQYLGNTVREIAKEKAGIIKEGVPIIFDGTDEEASEVIIKRALEAHARCRKLTKNAYEIREITKKHIAFSRSSAYDKDVLWSINGCGIYQPMNVSLALEAMECVLDDREKDYEMWQKAVASVTWEGRMEEILPGIFLDGAHNPGAIRVFADTLQALEETEAVILFSAVADKEYGTMIEILCREVPAKQYIITEIEDGRKVSARELAEVFHRYTSREVCICPDVKKAFLTAAAKKGNGKLFCVGSLYLIGEIRRMIKEKEVEMN is encoded by the coding sequence ATGACATATGAAGAAGCAGCTGCATATATAGCGGAAATTCCTAAATTTACGGAAAAGCATGAGCTTGCCCATACAAGAGAATTTTTGAGAAGACTGGGAAATCCCGGTATAGACCGGAAGGTCATTCATGTGGCCGGCACAAACGGAAAAGGGTCCGTATGCGCATATATGCAGGCGATTCTTCTCGCAATGAAAAAAAGGACCGGCTTTTTTACTTCTCCTCATTTGATCGTGATAAATGAGAGGATCCGGATCAATAATATTCAGATAGGAAACGAAAAATTTCTGGAGATATTTCAGAAGGTGAAAAAGACAGTGGATGGGATGGCAGCAGATGGCATTGCCCATCCTTCCTATTTTGAATTTCTTTTTGGAATGGCGATGCTGGCTTTTGAAGAGGCTGATGTGGAATACATTATTCTGGAGACCGGCCTTGGAGGACGGCTGGATGCTACCAACGCAGTGGAGCATCCGATTCTTACCATCATTACATCTATCAGTCTGGATCACACCCAGTATCTGGGAAATACAGTCAGGGAAATTGCAAAAGAGAAGGCGGGAATTATAAAAGAAGGAGTTCCGATCATTTTCGACGGCACAGATGAGGAAGCGTCAGAAGTAATCATAAAGCGTGCGCTTGAGGCTCATGCCAGGTGTAGAAAACTTACGAAAAATGCGTACGAAATCCGGGAAATCACTAAGAAACATATTGCTTTTTCAAGAAGCAGTGCGTATGATAAAGATGTCCTTTGGAGTATAAACGGATGCGGAATTTACCAGCCTATGAATGTATCCCTTGCATTGGAGGCAATGGAATGTGTCCTGGATGACAGGGAAAAGGATTACGAAATGTGGCAGAAAGCGGTGGCGTCTGTTACATGGGAAGGGAGAATGGAAGAAATCCTTCCGGGAATTTTTCTGGACGGAGCCCATAATCCCGGGGCGATCCGTGTCTTTGCAGATACGCTGCAAGCTTTGGAGGAAACGGAAGCAGTTATTTTGTTTTCTGCTGTGGCAGATAAAGAATACGGGACAATGATCGAGATCCTTTGCCGGGAAGTTCCGGCAAAACAGTATATTATCACAGAAATAGAAGATGGAAGAAAAGTTTCTGCCCGGGAATTGGCAGAAGTTTTTCATCGGTATACAAGCCGGGAAGTCTGTATATGTCCGGATGTGAAGAAGGCGTTTCTTACAGCTGCCGCTAAAAAGGGAAACGGAAAGCTGTTCTGTGTCGGGTCATTGTATCTGATCGGAGAGATACGCCGGATGATAAAAGAAAAAGAAGTGGAAATGAATTGA